A part of Acropora palmata chromosome 8, jaAcrPala1.3, whole genome shotgun sequence genomic DNA contains:
- the LOC141889258 gene encoding putative calcium-binding protein B0563.7, protein MQAGKSYFNAEVPDVVVRSLFHKYDTDGSGNLGKNEMLKLLKDDLGLKDEQARACIMLVDKDGCGEVSFNEFITWLRTENGFRNIDDKSRYYKVQKAIELFKKFDKDGNGTIDREEFKQLFQQFKAGNCDESQLDNALKSLDTSGDGQISFAEFLAWLNWLPN, encoded by the coding sequence ATGCAAGCAGGAAAGAGCTACTTTAACGCCGAAGTACCAGACGTCGTTGTGAGAAGTCTATTTCACAAATATGACACAGATGGAAGTGGGAACCTTGGCAAAAATGAAATGCTGAAATTATTGAAAGACGACTTAGGATTGAAAGACGAACAAGCTCGCGCTTGCATCATGTTAGTCGACAAAGACGGCTGCGGAGAAGTTTCTTTCAACGAGTTTATCACATGGCTTCGCACTGAAAATGGGTTCAGAAACATCGACGACAAGTCAAGATATTATAAAGTTCAGAAGGCCATCGAGCTTTTTAAGAAATTTGATAAAGATGGCAACGGAACCATCGATAGAGAAGAATTCAAACAATTGTTCCAGCAATTTAAGGCGGGCAACTGCGACGAATCTCAGCTTGATAACGCTTTGAAATCCTTGGATACAAGCGGGGATGGACAAATTTCATTCGCTGAATTTTTGGCTTGGTTGAACTGGCTTCCAAACTGA